A window of Hirundo rustica isolate bHirRus1 chromosome 27, bHirRus1.pri.v3, whole genome shotgun sequence contains these coding sequences:
- the ACLY gene encoding ATP-citrate synthase isoform X2, whose protein sequence is MSAKAISEQTGKEFLYKYISTSCAIQNRFKYARVTPDTDWARLTQDHPWLLSERLVVKPDQLIKRRGKLGLVGINLTLDQVKAWLKQRLGQETTIANAKGILKNFLIEPFVPHKQEEEFYVCVYAAREGDYVLFHHEGGVDVGDVDAKAQKLLVAVDETLSESDVKKHLLQHAPANKKDILASFICGLFNLYEDLYFTYLEINPLVVTNDGVYILDLAAKIDATADYICKVKWGDVEFPPPFGREAYPEATYIADLDAKSGASLKLTILNPKGRIWTMVAGGGASVVYSDTICDLGGVNELANYGEYSGAPSEQQTYDYAKTILSLMTREKHPEGKILIIGGSIANFTNVAATFKGIVRAIKDYQGPLKEHEVRIFVRRGGPNYQEGLRVMGEVGKTTGIPIHVFGTETHMTAIVGMALGHRPIPNQPPAAAHTANFLLNASGSPSTPAPSRTASFSESKPDGIAPAKKAKPTAPLGKATALFSRHTKAIVWGMQTRAVQGMLDFDYICSRDEPSVAAMVYPFTGDHRQKFYWGHKEILIPVYKNMSDAMRKHPEVDVLINFASLRSAYDSTVETMNYPQIRTIAIIAEGIPEALTRKLIKTADKKGVTIIGPATVGGIKPGCFKIGNTGGMLDNILASKLYRPGSVAYVSRSGGMSNELNNIISRTTDGVYEGVAIGGDRYPGSTFMDHVLRYQDTPGVKMIVVLGEIGGTEEYKICRGIKEGRITKPVVCWCIGTCATMFSSEVQFGHAGACANQASETAVAKNKALKEAGVFVPRSFDELGEVIQSVYQDLVAKRVIEPAEEVPPPTVPMDYSWARELGLIRKPASFMTSICDERGQELIYAGMPITEVFKEEMGIGGVLGLLWFQRRLPRYACQFIEMCLMVTADHGPAVSGAHNTIVCARAGKDLVSSLTSGLLTIGDRFGGALDAAAKMFSKAFDSGIIPMEFVNKMKKEGKLIMGIGHRVKSINNPDMRVQILKDYVKQHFPATPLLDYALEVEKITTSKKPNLILNVDGFIGVAFVDVLRNCGSFTREEADEYIDIGALNGIFVLGRSMGFIGHYLDQKRLKQGLYRHPWDDISYILPEHMTM, encoded by the exons ATGTCAGCCAAAGCCATCTCCGAGCAGACAGGGAAGGAGTTCTTGTACAAATACATCAGCACGTCCTGTGCCATCCAGAACCGCTTCAAGTATGCCCGGGTCACCCCAGACACGGACTGGGCACGGCTCACCCAGGACCACCCGTGGCTCCTGAGCGAG CGTTTAGTGGTGAAGCCAGATCAGCTCATTAAGAGACGTGGGAAGCTTGGACTGGTTGGGATTAACCTCACTCTGGATCAGGTGAAGGCTTGGCTCAAGCAGCGCCTGGGCCAGGAAACCACG ATTGCTAATGCGAAGGGAATCCTAAAGAACTTTCTGATTGAACCCTTCGTCCCTCACAAACAG GAGGAAGAGTTCTACGTGTGTGTATACGCTGCCCGTGAGGGAGACTATGTGCTCTTCCACCACGAAGGGGGTGTGGATGTGGGAGATGTGGATGCCAAAGCTCAGAAGCTGCTCGTGGCAGTGGATGAGACGCTCAGTGAATCGGACGTGAAGAAGCATCTCCTGCAGCATGCACCAGCTAACAAGAAGGA catctTGGCCAGCTTCATCTGTGGCCTGTTCAACCTTTATGAAGATCTGTATTTTACGTACCTTGAGATCAATCCATTAG TGGTGACTAATGATGGTGTTTACATCCTTGATTTGGCTGCGAAGATTGACGCGACGGCTGACTACATCTGCAAAGTGAAGTGGGGGGATGTGGAGTTCCCCCCTCCTTTTGGAAGGGAAGCTTACCCTGAGGCAA CTTACATTGCTGACCTGGATGCCAAGAGTGGGGCCAGCCTGAAGCTTACGATCCTGAACCCCAAAGGCAGGATCTGGACCATGGTGGCTGGTGGTGGTGCTTCAGTGGTGTACAG tGACACCATCTGTGACCTGGGGGGTGTGAATGAACTGGCAAACTATGGGGAATACTCAGGAGCCCCGAGCGAGCAGCAGACCTATGACTATGCTAAAACCATCCTCTCCCTCATGACCCGAGAGAAGCACCCAGAAG GGAAGATCCTGATTATCGGAGGCAGCATTGCAAACTTCACCAATGTAGCAGCCACCTTTAAA GGTATTGTGAGAGCAATTAAGGATTACCAAGGCCCTCTGAAGGAGCATGAGGTGAGGATCTTTGTCCGAAGAGGAGGCCCGAACTACCAGGAAGGGTTACGTGTCATGGGAGAAGTTG GGAAGACCACGGGGATCCCCATCCACGTCTTTGGCACGGAGACCCACATGACTGCCATCGTGGGCATGGCGCTGGGGCACCGGCCCATCCCCAACCAGCCGCCCGCCGCAGCCCACACCGCCAACTTCCTCCTCAACGCCAGCGGCAGCCCCTCG ACTCCAGCACCGAGCAGAACCGCCTCCTTCTCGGAGTCCAAACCAGATGGTATTGCTCCAGCTAAGAAGGCAAAACCAACAGCACCTCTTG GTAAAGCCACAGCACTGTTCAGCCGCCACACCAAGGCAATCGTGTGGGGGATGCAGACCAGGGCTGTCCAAGGAATGCTGGACTTCGATTATATTTGCTCCCGGGATGAACCCTCGGTGGCTGCCATGGTTTATCCATTCAC CGGTGACCACAGGCAGAAGTTCTACTGGGGCCACAAAGAAATCCTGATCCCGGTCTACAAGAACATGTCAGATGCCATGAGGAAGCACCCGGAGGTGGATGTTCTCATCAACTTTGCGTCCCTGCGCTCTGCCTATGACAGCACTGTTGAAACCATGAATTACCCCCAG ATCCGCACCATTGCCATTATTGCCGAGGGCATTCCAGAGGCCCTGACACGAAAACTGATCAAGACAGCTGATAAAAAGGGAGTCACCATCATTGGTCCTGCAACT GTTGGTGGGATCAAGCCAGGTTGCTTTAAAATAGGCAACACAGGAGGCATGCTGGATAACATCTTGGCATCGAAGCTGTACCGCCCTGGCAGCGTGGCCTACGTGTCCCGCTCTGGAGGGATGTCCAATGAGCTCAACAACATCATCTCCCGAACCACCGACGGCGTCTACGAGGGGGTGGCCATCGGAGGGGACAG ATATCCTGGTTCAACTTTTATGGATCATGTCTTGCGTTATCAGGATACTCCAGGAGTGAAGATGATTGTAGTACTGGGGGAG atTGGAGGCACAGAAGAGTACAAGATCTGCAGGGGCATTAAAGAAGGCCGGATCACCAAGCCAGTGGTGTGCTGGTGTATTGGTACCTGTGCCACCATGTTCTCCTCAGAG GTGCAGTTTGGCCATGCAGGAGCTTGTGCCAACCAGGCCTCTGAAACCGCTGTAGCAAAGAACAAAGCCTTAAAGGAAGCTGGAGTGTTTGTTCCCCGGAGTTTCGATGAGCTGGGAGAGGTCATTCA GTCTGTATACCAGGATCTTGTGGCCAAAAGAGTGATTGAACCAGCTGAGGAAGTGCCTCCTCCGACTGTGCCAATGGATTACTCCTGGGCAAGG GAGCTGGGACTGATTCGCAAACCAGCTTCCTTCATGACCAGCATCTGTGACGAGCGAGGACAGGAGCTGATCTACGCTGGGATGCCCATCACAGAGGTCTTCAAAGAAGAGATGGGAATTGGAGGGGTTCTAGGCCTCCTCTGGTTTCAGAGGAG GTTACCCAGGTACGCCTGCCAGTTCATTGAGATGTGCCTGATGGTGACAGCAGACCACGGGCCGGCCGTGTCTGGAGCCCACAACACCAttgtctgtgccagggctggcaaAGATCTGGTTTCAAGCCTCACTTCAGGCCTTCTTACTATT GGTGACCGGTTTGGGGGAGCACTTGATGCTGCAGCCAAAAtgttcagcaaagcttttgacaGTGGGATTATCCCCATGGAATTTGTGAATAAGATGAAGAAAGAAGGGAAGCTGATCATGGGCATTGGACACCGAGTGAAATCA ATAAACAACCCTGATATGAGAGTTCAGATTCTCAAGGACTACGTGAAGCAGCACTTCCCAGCCACTCCGCTGCTGGACTACGCACTTGAAGTAGAAAAAATCACAACTTCCAAG aaaCCAAACCTTATCCTGAACGTAGATGGCTTTATTGGAGTGGCCTTTGTTGATGTGCTCAGGAATTGTGGCTCTTTCACACG GGAAGAAGCAGATGAATATATTGATATAGGAGCTCTCAATGGCATCTTTGTACTGGGCAGGAGTATGGGATTCATTG GACACTACCTGGACCAGAAGAGATTGAAGCAGGGTCTGTACCGTCACCCTTGGGATGACATATCCTATATCTTACCGGAGCACATGACCATGTGA
- the ACLY gene encoding ATP-citrate synthase isoform X1 produces MSAKAISEQTGKEFLYKYISTSCAIQNRFKYARVTPDTDWARLTQDHPWLLSERLVVKPDQLIKRRGKLGLVGINLTLDQVKAWLKQRLGQETTIANAKGILKNFLIEPFVPHKQEEEFYVCVYAAREGDYVLFHHEGGVDVGDVDAKAQKLLVAVDETLSESDVKKHLLQHAPANKKDILASFICGLFNLYEDLYFTYLEINPLVVTNDGVYILDLAAKIDATADYICKVKWGDVEFPPPFGREAYPEATYIADLDAKSGASLKLTILNPKGRIWTMVAGGGASVVYSDTICDLGGVNELANYGEYSGAPSEQQTYDYAKTILSLMTREKHPEGKILIIGGSIANFTNVAATFKGIVRAIKDYQGPLKEHEVRIFVRRGGPNYQEGLRVMGEVGKTTGIPIHVFGTETHMTAIVGMALGHRPIPNQPPAAAHTANFLLNASGSPSTPAPSRTASFSESKPDGIAPAKKAKPTAPLDSIPASRPGSGKATALFSRHTKAIVWGMQTRAVQGMLDFDYICSRDEPSVAAMVYPFTGDHRQKFYWGHKEILIPVYKNMSDAMRKHPEVDVLINFASLRSAYDSTVETMNYPQIRTIAIIAEGIPEALTRKLIKTADKKGVTIIGPATVGGIKPGCFKIGNTGGMLDNILASKLYRPGSVAYVSRSGGMSNELNNIISRTTDGVYEGVAIGGDRYPGSTFMDHVLRYQDTPGVKMIVVLGEIGGTEEYKICRGIKEGRITKPVVCWCIGTCATMFSSEVQFGHAGACANQASETAVAKNKALKEAGVFVPRSFDELGEVIQSVYQDLVAKRVIEPAEEVPPPTVPMDYSWARELGLIRKPASFMTSICDERGQELIYAGMPITEVFKEEMGIGGVLGLLWFQRRLPRYACQFIEMCLMVTADHGPAVSGAHNTIVCARAGKDLVSSLTSGLLTIGDRFGGALDAAAKMFSKAFDSGIIPMEFVNKMKKEGKLIMGIGHRVKSINNPDMRVQILKDYVKQHFPATPLLDYALEVEKITTSKKPNLILNVDGFIGVAFVDVLRNCGSFTREEADEYIDIGALNGIFVLGRSMGFIGHYLDQKRLKQGLYRHPWDDISYILPEHMTM; encoded by the exons ATGTCAGCCAAAGCCATCTCCGAGCAGACAGGGAAGGAGTTCTTGTACAAATACATCAGCACGTCCTGTGCCATCCAGAACCGCTTCAAGTATGCCCGGGTCACCCCAGACACGGACTGGGCACGGCTCACCCAGGACCACCCGTGGCTCCTGAGCGAG CGTTTAGTGGTGAAGCCAGATCAGCTCATTAAGAGACGTGGGAAGCTTGGACTGGTTGGGATTAACCTCACTCTGGATCAGGTGAAGGCTTGGCTCAAGCAGCGCCTGGGCCAGGAAACCACG ATTGCTAATGCGAAGGGAATCCTAAAGAACTTTCTGATTGAACCCTTCGTCCCTCACAAACAG GAGGAAGAGTTCTACGTGTGTGTATACGCTGCCCGTGAGGGAGACTATGTGCTCTTCCACCACGAAGGGGGTGTGGATGTGGGAGATGTGGATGCCAAAGCTCAGAAGCTGCTCGTGGCAGTGGATGAGACGCTCAGTGAATCGGACGTGAAGAAGCATCTCCTGCAGCATGCACCAGCTAACAAGAAGGA catctTGGCCAGCTTCATCTGTGGCCTGTTCAACCTTTATGAAGATCTGTATTTTACGTACCTTGAGATCAATCCATTAG TGGTGACTAATGATGGTGTTTACATCCTTGATTTGGCTGCGAAGATTGACGCGACGGCTGACTACATCTGCAAAGTGAAGTGGGGGGATGTGGAGTTCCCCCCTCCTTTTGGAAGGGAAGCTTACCCTGAGGCAA CTTACATTGCTGACCTGGATGCCAAGAGTGGGGCCAGCCTGAAGCTTACGATCCTGAACCCCAAAGGCAGGATCTGGACCATGGTGGCTGGTGGTGGTGCTTCAGTGGTGTACAG tGACACCATCTGTGACCTGGGGGGTGTGAATGAACTGGCAAACTATGGGGAATACTCAGGAGCCCCGAGCGAGCAGCAGACCTATGACTATGCTAAAACCATCCTCTCCCTCATGACCCGAGAGAAGCACCCAGAAG GGAAGATCCTGATTATCGGAGGCAGCATTGCAAACTTCACCAATGTAGCAGCCACCTTTAAA GGTATTGTGAGAGCAATTAAGGATTACCAAGGCCCTCTGAAGGAGCATGAGGTGAGGATCTTTGTCCGAAGAGGAGGCCCGAACTACCAGGAAGGGTTACGTGTCATGGGAGAAGTTG GGAAGACCACGGGGATCCCCATCCACGTCTTTGGCACGGAGACCCACATGACTGCCATCGTGGGCATGGCGCTGGGGCACCGGCCCATCCCCAACCAGCCGCCCGCCGCAGCCCACACCGCCAACTTCCTCCTCAACGCCAGCGGCAGCCCCTCG ACTCCAGCACCGAGCAGAACCGCCTCCTTCTCGGAGTCCAAACCAGATGGTATTGCTCCAGCTAAGAAGGCAAAACCAACAGCACCTCTTG ATTCAATCCCAGCCTCCAGACCTGGTTCAG GTAAAGCCACAGCACTGTTCAGCCGCCACACCAAGGCAATCGTGTGGGGGATGCAGACCAGGGCTGTCCAAGGAATGCTGGACTTCGATTATATTTGCTCCCGGGATGAACCCTCGGTGGCTGCCATGGTTTATCCATTCAC CGGTGACCACAGGCAGAAGTTCTACTGGGGCCACAAAGAAATCCTGATCCCGGTCTACAAGAACATGTCAGATGCCATGAGGAAGCACCCGGAGGTGGATGTTCTCATCAACTTTGCGTCCCTGCGCTCTGCCTATGACAGCACTGTTGAAACCATGAATTACCCCCAG ATCCGCACCATTGCCATTATTGCCGAGGGCATTCCAGAGGCCCTGACACGAAAACTGATCAAGACAGCTGATAAAAAGGGAGTCACCATCATTGGTCCTGCAACT GTTGGTGGGATCAAGCCAGGTTGCTTTAAAATAGGCAACACAGGAGGCATGCTGGATAACATCTTGGCATCGAAGCTGTACCGCCCTGGCAGCGTGGCCTACGTGTCCCGCTCTGGAGGGATGTCCAATGAGCTCAACAACATCATCTCCCGAACCACCGACGGCGTCTACGAGGGGGTGGCCATCGGAGGGGACAG ATATCCTGGTTCAACTTTTATGGATCATGTCTTGCGTTATCAGGATACTCCAGGAGTGAAGATGATTGTAGTACTGGGGGAG atTGGAGGCACAGAAGAGTACAAGATCTGCAGGGGCATTAAAGAAGGCCGGATCACCAAGCCAGTGGTGTGCTGGTGTATTGGTACCTGTGCCACCATGTTCTCCTCAGAG GTGCAGTTTGGCCATGCAGGAGCTTGTGCCAACCAGGCCTCTGAAACCGCTGTAGCAAAGAACAAAGCCTTAAAGGAAGCTGGAGTGTTTGTTCCCCGGAGTTTCGATGAGCTGGGAGAGGTCATTCA GTCTGTATACCAGGATCTTGTGGCCAAAAGAGTGATTGAACCAGCTGAGGAAGTGCCTCCTCCGACTGTGCCAATGGATTACTCCTGGGCAAGG GAGCTGGGACTGATTCGCAAACCAGCTTCCTTCATGACCAGCATCTGTGACGAGCGAGGACAGGAGCTGATCTACGCTGGGATGCCCATCACAGAGGTCTTCAAAGAAGAGATGGGAATTGGAGGGGTTCTAGGCCTCCTCTGGTTTCAGAGGAG GTTACCCAGGTACGCCTGCCAGTTCATTGAGATGTGCCTGATGGTGACAGCAGACCACGGGCCGGCCGTGTCTGGAGCCCACAACACCAttgtctgtgccagggctggcaaAGATCTGGTTTCAAGCCTCACTTCAGGCCTTCTTACTATT GGTGACCGGTTTGGGGGAGCACTTGATGCTGCAGCCAAAAtgttcagcaaagcttttgacaGTGGGATTATCCCCATGGAATTTGTGAATAAGATGAAGAAAGAAGGGAAGCTGATCATGGGCATTGGACACCGAGTGAAATCA ATAAACAACCCTGATATGAGAGTTCAGATTCTCAAGGACTACGTGAAGCAGCACTTCCCAGCCACTCCGCTGCTGGACTACGCACTTGAAGTAGAAAAAATCACAACTTCCAAG aaaCCAAACCTTATCCTGAACGTAGATGGCTTTATTGGAGTGGCCTTTGTTGATGTGCTCAGGAATTGTGGCTCTTTCACACG GGAAGAAGCAGATGAATATATTGATATAGGAGCTCTCAATGGCATCTTTGTACTGGGCAGGAGTATGGGATTCATTG GACACTACCTGGACCAGAAGAGATTGAAGCAGGGTCTGTACCGTCACCCTTGGGATGACATATCCTATATCTTACCGGAGCACATGACCATGTGA